Part of the Azoarcus sp. KH32C genome, AAAGGCCCGGTGGTCGTGTACTTCTACCCGGCCGCCTTCACCGAGGGATGCAACATCCAGGCGCATGAATTCGCGGTCCACCACGACAAGTTCGTCGCGGCCGGCGCGACCGTCATCGGCGTGTCGCTCGACGACATCTCCCGCCTCAACGCATTTTCGGCCGATCCGCAATACTGCGGCGGCAAGGTACCGGTCGCATCCGACGCGGACGGCCGCATTGCCAAGTCCTACGACTTGCGCATCGTAAAGATCCCGGTTTCGATCAAGGATAGCCGGGGCGTGGCCGTCGATCACGGCTTCGTCGAGCGCACCACCTTCATCGTGACGCCGGACGGAAAGATCGCCGCGACCATCGGCGGCCTCGCCC contains:
- a CDS encoding peroxiredoxin, with the translated sequence MIRFLIACLLAGAIAIPAMAALKEGDSAPDFRAQASLAGNAFDFSLKEALKKGPVVVYFYPAAFTEGCNIQAHEFAVHHDKFVAAGATVIGVSLDDISRLNAFSADPQYCGGKVPVASDADGRIAKSYDLRIVKIPVSIKDSRGVAVDHGFVERTTFIVTPDGKIAATIGGLAPQDNVAKALEAVQKLSAKRPAM